The following is a genomic window from Neofelis nebulosa isolate mNeoNeb1 chromosome 12, mNeoNeb1.pri, whole genome shotgun sequence.
TGTGAATCCCTCCACTTTAGATCCCCAAATTCTTTACCCTGGGCATTCCCCATCCATTTCCTACCTAGGTCCCTGTCTTCCATTCGAAATCCCGATCTCAGCTTTGTGGTGAACCCATTggcccctctccttttcctttaggAGCCAGAGATAGTTCCTCAAATCAACCTTGTACCTACGCTGGCCCTGCTGCTGGGCCTGCCCATTCCATTTGGGAACATCGGGGAGGTAATGGTTGAGCTGTTCTCAGTGGTTGAAGACCCCCAGCCTCACTCCTCTGCTCTGGCCCAAGCCTCAGCTCTTCATCTCAATGCCCAGCAGGTAGGTGATGGGTTGGGTTTCCAGGTGATAGAGCTAGGGTGGGCATGGGAGAAGCATAATGATCACTTCAttgtcctttgttcttttttttttttttttttaatttttttttttcaacgttttttatttattttggggacagagagagacagagcatgaacgggggaggggcagagagagagggagacacagaatcggaaacaggctccaggctctgagccatcagcccagagcccgacgcggggctcgaactcacggaccgcgagatcgtgacctggctgaagtcggacgcttaaccgactgcgccacccaggcgcccctgtcctttgttcatttttaatccCACTGTCCATAGCCATGTCCTCCTTCATTATCCCTCACTTCCCCCCTGTCTTGGACAGAGTTTGGGTCCCTGTTTTCCAGATACCTGCTTTGGTAACACTAACCCTTGCCTCTGTCCCGGTTTATGTCTTTGATGTGTTCCCTTGGCCTCTGACCATTTTTGCCAGGTATCCCGATTTCTTCACACCTACTCAGCTGCTGCTCAGGACCTTCAAATTAAGGAGCTTCATCGACTGCAGAACCTCTTCTCCAAGGCCTCTGCTGACTACCAGCGGCTTCTGCAAAGCCCCCAGGGGGCTGAGGCAGCACTACAGACTGTGATTACTGAGCTGCAGCAGTTCCTGCGGGGAGTTCGGGCCATGTGCATTGAGTCTTGGGCTCGTTTCTCTTTGGTTCGCATGGCAGGGGGTGCTGCTCTCATggctgctgcctgttttctttgCTTGCTGGTGTCCCAGTGGGTAACATCCCCAGGCTTCTacttctgccccctcctcctaaCACCCATGGCCTATGGTCTGGCTGGTGCCATAGTGTGTGCTGGACTCCTGACAGCTACCGGACTGAAGCCGGATCCAGTGGTCCTAGGGGCCATGGCTGCAGTGGGCTCACTCCTGCCTTTTTTGTGGAAAGCGTGGGCTGGCTGGGGGTCCAAGAGGCCCCCGGCAGCCCTACTGCCCATCCCTGGGCCTGTTCTGTTATTCCTGCTCATTCGTTTTGCTGCTTTCTTCTCTGACAGTTTTGTTGTAGCTGAGGCCAGGGCCACCCCCTTCCTTTTGGGCTCATTCATCTTGCTCCTGGTTGCCCAACTTCACTGGGAGGGCAAGCTGCTGCCACCTAAGCTTCTCACAATACCCCGCTTTTGCCTTTCGGCCTCAACAGGCCTGCCACGGCACAATGGCACACATGCCCTGGGACTTGGAGTTGGGTTGCTTTTATGTATAAGGCTAGCTGGACTTTTTCATCGGTGCCCTGAAGAGACACCTGCTTGCCATTCCTCTCCCTGGCTGAGTCCCTTGGCATCCATGGTGGGTGGTCGAGCCAAGAATTTGTGGTATGGAGCTTGTGTGGGGGCTTTGGTAGCCCTGTTAGTTGCTGTGCGCCTGTGGCTTCGCCGCTATAGTAACCTCAAGAGCCCTGAGCCCTCTGTGCTCTTTGTGCGCTGGGGGCTGCCCTTAATGGTACTAGGCACTGCCGCTTACTGGGCATTGGCATCAGGAGCAGATGAAGCACCCCCACGTCTCCGGGCCCTGGTTGCTGGAGCATCAGTTGTGCTGCCCAGGGCTGTGGCAGGATTGGCCGCTTCAGGGCTCATGCTGCTGCTCTGGAGGCCTGTGACAGTGCTAGTGAAGGCTACAACAGGTGCTCCAAGGACCAGGACTGTCCTCACTCCCTTCTCAGGCCCCCCAACTTCTCGCGCTGACCTGGATTATGTGGTTCCTCAAATCTACCGACATATGCAGGAGGAGTTCCGGGGCCGTCTAGAGAGGACCAAATCCCAGGGCCCCTTGACTGTGGCAGCTTATCAGTTGGGGAGTGTCTACTCAGCTGCTATGGTCACAGCTCTCACCCTTTTGGCCTTCCCACTTCTGCTTTTGCATGCAGAACGCATTAGCCTTGTgttcctgcttctgtttctgcagAGCTTCCTTCTCCTGCATCTGCTTGCTGCTGGGATATCCATCACCACCCCTGGTAAATACATTTCTCAGCCCTGGTTCATCCAAGGACAGTAGTGATGTGACTTCGGCCCCTCTTGTTTTCAGGGAGGTGTTGCTCCTCAGATTCTTCACACGGTTGGGAGGGTTCTCCAGATGTCCTCTTATCTGCTGTAGCCAAGCTAATTGATCCCTCCCACTGGCTCTCAAGGCCAGCAAGGTTcatggaggagagagacaggagtaCTCCAagactcatttcttttcttttttttttccaagactcATTTCTTATGGAAATGCTGCATCTTCATGAGTGCATTTCCTGATTTTCCAGTGATGGGAGTGGTGAATTATGAGTATGTGATGTCAACAGTGAGCTGTGCacatatgagagagagaaagagatagatcATAGTTGAAATGTTCAGATTTAGAGTAACGGGGACTTAGTGCCACAGAGGGAATTAGAATAACAGAGTGTTGAATGTAAAGAGGTTGGATGATTGgcatgtgcaagtgtgtgtgtgtgtgtgtgcgtgcgtgcgtgcgtgcgtgtgtgtatagcACTGAAGTAGTAGGAGTATATGATCATGAGGCAGTAGGCTATGGATTAGAGAATGGGATGTGACTGTGAAAAGGTATATCTCTTCCCCCAGGTCCTTTTACTGTGCCATGGCAGGCAGTTTCTGCCTGGGCCCTCATGGCCACACAGACGTTCTACTCCACGGGCCACCAGCCTGTCTTTCCAGCCATTCATTGGCACGCAGCCTTCGTGGGATTCCCAGAAGGTCATGGTTCCTCCACCTGGCTGCCTGCTCTGCTGGTGGGAGCCAACACCTTTGCCTCCCATCTCCTCTTTGCAGGTAACTCCTCATTCCTCTCTTGCTTCCCTTGTTTACTCTGAatttgtggaaagaaaagaaagtcctgGATTTGAGTGGGGAGATGTGATTTTGTTGGATCTTTGGCACCCCTTGGCCAATGGTAATTGGAGCCTCAGTCAACTAGGGTGGTTGGGGGCCAGGGTGGCCTGGTCCCTGGGTCCTCCATTGATTCTAGTCCTGCCTTCCTCTGAGGCAGTAGGTTGCCCATTGCTTCTGCTCTGGCCCTTCCTATGTGAGAGTCAAGGACACCGGAAGAAGTGGCAGCCCCTAGGGAATGAAACTGAATCCAGAGTCAagcctgaggaggaggaggagccactGATGGAGATGCGGCTCCGGGATGCGCCTCATCACTTCAATGCAGCACTGCTGCAGCTGGGCCTCAAGTACCTCTTTGTCCTTGGTATTCAGGTAGGTACAGGGAGAGATCACAGGGTTAGTGACCTTTTCTCATGTGTGtacatcacattctttttttcatacttCACCAAAACCCTAGGAGGCAGCCTTGACTGAAGTACAGTTAAGAAAAATGGTTGCCCAAGGCCAGTGGCCTCAAGTGGTTATATTGAGACTTAGACCTGAGTCTCCTTAATCCTAGTCATGGATTGTTTCCTCTCTACAAGCTAGATCTGGACTCTGCTGGTTGCATTTGGGGATTCCTCCATTAGTGGACAGACTGGAAAAACTGAGGTGATGGCCAGGATTCTTTCCCAGGCTGTGGTCATGGATCTTCTTTCCCTTCAGAGGCAGAAGGTGTGACTCTGACATTTTCCTCCACCCTGGAAGGCAGAGCCTGAGTATAAGCACAGATGGATAgtgcttgctcaaggtcacacagtgagtcaTGGTGAGGCCACGAAAAGAATTAGGTCTCC
Proteins encoded in this region:
- the PIGO gene encoding GPI ethanolamine phosphate transferase 3 isoform X2; the encoded protein is MNSLPATSRMQKISVLLFLAWVGFLFYAGIALFTSGFLLTRLELTNHSSCQEPPGPGSLPWGSQGKPGACWMASRFSRLVLVLIDALRFDFAQPQRSHGPGEPPVSLPFLGKLDYLQRILEIQPHHARLYQSKADPPTTTMQRLKALTTGSLPTFIDAGSNFASYAIVEDNLIKQLASAGRRVVFMGDDTWKDLFPGVFSQAFFFPSFNVRDLHTVDNGILEHLYPTMDSSEWDMLIAHFLGVDHCGHKHGPHHPEMAKKLSQMDQVIQGLVDRLENDTLLVVIGDHGMTMTGDHGGDSELEISAALFLYSPTALFPSALPQEPEIVPQINLVPTLALLLGLPIPFGNIGEVMVELFSVVEDPQPHSSALAQASALHLNAQQVSRFLHTYSAAAQDLQIKELHRLQNLFSKASADYQRLLQSPQGAEAALQTVITELQQFLRGVRAMCIESWARFSLVRMAGGAALMAAACFLCLLVSQWVTSPGFYFCPLLLTPMAYGLAGAIVCAGLLTATGLKPDPVVLGAMAAVGSLLPFLWKAWAGWGSKRPPAALLPIPGPVLLFLLIRFAAFFSDSFVVAEARATPFLLGSFILLLVAQLHWEGKLLPPKLLTIPRFCLSASTGLPRHNGTHALGLGVGLLLCIRLAGLFHRCPEETPACHSSPWLSPLASMVGGRAKNLWYGACVGALVALLVAVRLWLRRYSNLKSPEPSVLFVRWGLPLMVLGTAAYWALASGADEAPPRLRALVAGASVVLPRAVAGLAASGLMLLLWRPVTVLVKATTGAPRTRTVLTPFSGPPTSRADLDYVVPQIYRHMQEEFRGRLERTKSQGPLTVAAYQLGSVYSAAMVTALTLLAFPLLLLHAERISLVFLLLFLQSFLLLHLLAAGISITTPGPFTVPWQAVSAWALMATQTFYSTGHQPVFPAIHWHAAFVGFPEGHGSSTWLPALLVGANTFASHLLFAVGCPLLLLWPFLCESQGHRKKWQPLGNETESRVKPEEEEEPLMEMRLRDAPHHFNAALLQLGLKYLFVLGIQILACALAASILRRHLMVWKVFAPKFIFEAVGFIVSSVGLFLGIALVMRVDGAVSSWFRQLVLAQQR
- the PIGO gene encoding GPI ethanolamine phosphate transferase 3 isoform X1 translates to MCKSLCSTPKDPDSVDVGWGLEISILNGCSRLMPVICGPHLQKHRCNWWTGTLHWVGYGAVYLLEGFQEEVILAWLCIEGPEYPLVLYPTVMNSLPATSRMQKISVLLFLAWVGFLFYAGIALFTSGFLLTRLELTNHSSCQEPPGPGSLPWGSQGKPGACWMASRFSRLVLVLIDALRFDFAQPQRSHGPGEPPVSLPFLGKLDYLQRILEIQPHHARLYQSKADPPTTTMQRLKALTTGSLPTFIDAGSNFASYAIVEDNLIKQLASAGRRVVFMGDDTWKDLFPGVFSQAFFFPSFNVRDLHTVDNGILEHLYPTMDSSEWDMLIAHFLGVDHCGHKHGPHHPEMAKKLSQMDQVIQGLVDRLENDTLLVVIGDHGMTMTGDHGGDSELEISAALFLYSPTALFPSALPQEPEIVPQINLVPTLALLLGLPIPFGNIGEVMVELFSVVEDPQPHSSALAQASALHLNAQQVSRFLHTYSAAAQDLQIKELHRLQNLFSKASADYQRLLQSPQGAEAALQTVITELQQFLRGVRAMCIESWARFSLVRMAGGAALMAAACFLCLLVSQWVTSPGFYFCPLLLTPMAYGLAGAIVCAGLLTATGLKPDPVVLGAMAAVGSLLPFLWKAWAGWGSKRPPAALLPIPGPVLLFLLIRFAAFFSDSFVVAEARATPFLLGSFILLLVAQLHWEGKLLPPKLLTIPRFCLSASTGLPRHNGTHALGLGVGLLLCIRLAGLFHRCPEETPACHSSPWLSPLASMVGGRAKNLWYGACVGALVALLVAVRLWLRRYSNLKSPEPSVLFVRWGLPLMVLGTAAYWALASGADEAPPRLRALVAGASVVLPRAVAGLAASGLMLLLWRPVTVLVKATTGAPRTRTVLTPFSGPPTSRADLDYVVPQIYRHMQEEFRGRLERTKSQGPLTVAAYQLGSVYSAAMVTALTLLAFPLLLLHAERISLVFLLLFLQSFLLLHLLAAGISITTPGPFTVPWQAVSAWALMATQTFYSTGHQPVFPAIHWHAAFVGFPEGHGSSTWLPALLVGANTFASHLLFAVGCPLLLLWPFLCESQGHRKKWQPLGNETESRVKPEEEEEPLMEMRLRDAPHHFNAALLQLGLKYLFVLGIQILACALAASILRRHLMVWKVFAPKFIFEAVGFIVSSVGLFLGIALVMRVDGAVSSWFRQLVLAQQR